The following coding sequences lie in one Buchnera aphidicola (Macrosiphum euphorbiae) genomic window:
- the asd gene encoding aspartate-semialdehyde dehydrogenase yields MKTVGLVGWRGMVGSVLLKRMQEENDFSKIEPVFFSTSQFGQKSPLLNNISHNILEDAYDFDVLKDMDIIITCQGGTYTEEVYLKLRKNGWEGYWIDAASNLRMKNDSVIILDPVNYDLIQNSIKKGIKTFIGGNCTVSLMLMSLGGLFKKELVEWISVSTYQAASGAGARHMIELLNQMGRLYNVVEKDLLNNSLSILSIERKVTEISRNFNFPVEKFSVPLAGSLIPWIDIKMSNGQSREEWKGQSETNKILGTTNQILIDGICVRIGSLRCHSQAFVIKLKKDLSLKNVEEIIGNHNEWVNVVPNNIQDTLLKLTPSSVTDTLNIPIGRLRKLNMGKKYLSAFTVGDQLLWGAAEPLRRMLNILINL; encoded by the coding sequence ATGAAAACTGTGGGTTTAGTCGGTTGGCGTGGAATGGTCGGATCAGTTTTATTGAAAAGAATGCAAGAAGAAAATGATTTTTCGAAAATTGAACCCGTATTTTTTTCAACGTCTCAATTTGGTCAAAAAAGTCCTTTATTAAATAATATATCACACAATATTTTAGAAGATGCTTATGATTTTGATGTATTAAAGGACATGGATATTATAATTACATGTCAAGGAGGAACGTATACTGAAGAGGTTTATTTAAAATTACGAAAGAATGGTTGGGAAGGTTATTGGATAGATGCTGCTTCTAATTTACGAATGAAAAATGATTCTGTGATCATATTAGATCCAGTGAATTATGACCTTATACAAAATTCTATAAAGAAGGGAATTAAAACTTTTATAGGAGGTAACTGTACTGTTAGTTTGATGCTAATGTCTTTAGGAGGTTTATTTAAAAAAGAATTAGTCGAGTGGATTTCTGTGTCTACCTATCAAGCAGCATCTGGTGCAGGTGCGCGTCATATGATAGAGTTGTTAAATCAAATGGGTAGGTTATATAACGTTGTAGAAAAAGATTTATTAAACAATTCTCTTTCAATTTTAAGTATTGAACGTAAAGTAACTGAAATATCTCGCAATTTTAATTTTCCTGTAGAAAAATTTTCTGTTCCCTTGGCTGGTAGCTTAATACCTTGGATCGATATAAAAATGAGTAATGGTCAAAGTCGAGAAGAATGGAAAGGTCAATCTGAAACCAATAAAATTTTAGGAACTACAAATCAAATTTTAATTGATGGTATATGTGTCCGAATTGGTTCACTTCGTTGTCATAGTCAAGCATTTGTTATTAAATTAAAGAAAGATCTTTCTTTAAAAAATGTTGAAGAAATAATTGGAAATCATAATGAATGGGTTAATGTTGTTCCAAATAATATACAAGATACATTGTTAAAATTAACTCCGTCTTCTGTGACTGATACATTAAATATACCAATAGGTCGTTTAAGAAAATTGAATATGGGAAAAAAATATTTATCTGCTTTTACTGTTGGAGATCAACTTTTATGGGGTGCTGCAGAACCTTTAAGAAGAATGTTGAATATACTAATTAATTTATAA
- a CDS encoding phosphoglycerate kinase: MTIKKMTEINITGKRVLIRSDLNVPIENGIIQSDARILAALPTIKLAIKNNAKVIVMSHLGRPKEGCYTKKYSLLPIFQYFKKIFKNTKIHFSDNFLDGIQLNSGEIAILENTRFNEGELQNSDTLSKKYSNLCDIFVMDAFGSSHRIESSTYGIGKFVKIACAGLLLINEIHALKKALKKPKRPMVAIIGGAKVSTKFNILHKLGKIADTIIVGGGIANTFLAIDYKIGKSLHEPDFIFEAKKLREKYNIIVPIDSRIGKKFCKNEKSIIKLPNDIKEDEEIMDFGDESIKKIIDILRKSQTIIWNGPVGVFEFPNFRKGTEIIAKTIAHSNAFSIAGGGDTLSVIDMFNIKNNISYISTGGGAFLEFMEGKKLPAIHMLEENFKKQIT, encoded by the coding sequence ATGACTATAAAAAAAATGACTGAAATAAATATAACTGGAAAAAGAGTTTTAATAAGAAGTGATTTAAATGTTCCTATAGAAAATGGGATCATTCAATCTGATGCCAGAATACTAGCTGCTTTACCAACTATTAAATTAGCTATTAAAAACAATGCAAAAGTAATTGTTATGTCTCATTTAGGAAGACCAAAAGAAGGATGTTATACAAAAAAATATTCTTTATTACCAATATTTCAATATTTTAAAAAAATATTTAAGAATACTAAAATACATTTTTCTGATAATTTTTTAGATGGCATTCAACTTAATTCAGGAGAAATTGCAATTTTAGAAAATACTCGTTTCAATGAAGGAGAATTACAAAATAGTGACACATTATCTAAAAAATATTCTAATCTTTGCGATATATTTGTAATGGATGCATTTGGAAGTTCACATAGAATAGAATCTTCTACTTATGGGATTGGAAAATTTGTTAAAATAGCATGTGCTGGACTTCTTTTGATAAATGAAATACATGCTTTAAAAAAAGCATTAAAAAAACCAAAACGTCCAATGGTAGCTATAATTGGAGGTGCTAAGGTATCAACTAAATTTAATATATTACATAAATTGGGTAAAATTGCAGATACGATAATAGTTGGTGGAGGTATAGCAAATACTTTTTTAGCTATTGATTATAAAATAGGAAAATCATTACATGAACCAGATTTTATATTTGAAGCTAAAAAATTACGTGAAAAATACAATATTATTGTACCGATTGATTCTCGTATTGGAAAAAAATTCTGTAAAAATGAAAAATCTATAATTAAATTACCGAATGATATAAAAGAAGATGAAGAAATTATGGATTTTGGTGATGAAAGTATAAAAAAAATTATCGATATTCTCAGAAAATCTCAAACAATTATTTGGAATGGACCAGTTGGAGTATTTGAATTTCCAAACTTTAGAAAAGGAACTGAAATAATCGCAAAAACAATTGCACACAGTAATGCATTTTCTATAGCAGGAGGAGGTGATACATTATCCGTCATTGATATGTTTAATATAAAAAATAATATCTCTTACATCTCAACTGGAGGAGGGGCTTTTTTAGAGTTTATGGAAGGGAAAAAACTACCTGCAATACATATGTTAGAAGAAAATTTTAAAAAACAAATCACATAA
- a CDS encoding YhgN family NAAT transporter, whose product MTEIISTTILLILIMDPLGNLPIFMTILKHLEAKRRRIVVIREMIIALIVMLLFLFVGEKILIILNLKTETVSISGGIILFLIAIKMIFPSEDNNSNEVSAYEEPFLVPLAIPLVAGPSLLATLMLLSHQYLHHMFYLVGSLLIAWCFTVIILLLSGLFLKLFGSKGVNALERLMGLVLIMLSTQMFLDGIKAWFKN is encoded by the coding sequence ATGACTGAAATAATCTCTACAACCATATTACTAATTCTAATTATGGATCCTTTAGGAAATCTTCCGATATTCATGACAATATTAAAACACCTAGAAGCAAAACGACGAAGAATTGTAGTTATACGTGAAATGATTATAGCATTAATTGTTATGCTATTATTCTTATTTGTTGGCGAAAAAATACTTATAATTCTGAATTTAAAAACTGAAACTGTTTCAATATCTGGAGGCATTATTTTATTTTTAATTGCTATTAAAATGATCTTTCCTTCTGAAGATAATAATAGTAATGAAGTTTCTGCATATGAAGAACCTTTTTTAGTTCCTTTAGCTATTCCATTAGTTGCAGGACCATCTTTATTAGCAACATTAATGTTACTGTCACATCAATATTTACATCATATGTTTTACTTAGTCGGATCATTACTAATTGCATGGTGCTTTACCGTTATAATATTATTATTATCCGGTTTATTTTTAAAATTATTTGGTTCAAAAGGTGTCAATGCTTTAGAACGTCTTATGGGTTTAGTTTTAATTATGCTTTCTACTCAAATGTTTCTTGATGGAATCAAAGCATGGTTTAAAAATTAG
- the recC gene encoding exodeoxyribonuclease V subunit gamma produces the protein MFKVYKSNSLNILLLKAHDIIQKQPLSNIFEKEIFIYDNKVLFQYLNIFLAEKVGISANFKLYHPKDFIWKLFQIILSKKELKNTFTHSIMIWKIMNILDKGKFFENYNKKKDKIQNFKFSFLMANIFEKYIFYRPNWINDWEKKNQSTINPSEQWQIKLWMEIIDNTKKLNQCTHHFSNLFYDLQKLIKEKKIKKTHLPNRCFIISSFSLNPSYIKIFKKISIYMNIYFLYITPYKNNTFNLIQTNKIHPYEKIEKKNTSSNSLITLWGQYEKIYSLYTIESQEIKIVNYFKKNKNSNLLNNIKNDFFQSSKLRKKRFLKATDNSVSINICFDKKNEIEILYEKLLIFFHENASIEPRDIVVTSFLLDDYISHINAIFTSVDKKKQIPFFISKKFSKKTEITLSYFKKILNLSNSRFENEEILELLDVPEIAKKFNFSEEEIKILYAWIEEANIRWAVDCKHKDYLYFPKNKQNTWFYGIEKLLLSYAMNDKETIWNNILSCSVINGSRAELIGKLIIFINTLKKWQKKLSKSQHLTYWYSLSEKLISDFFFCSKKIEKPIQMIQKNWMKMINDSLISNYSQKISINILKKNFFCKYYYTNNEIFLPGVVNFCHPASVCYIPFKIICIIGADHSSVPKTNYLDNFNLLKKYPLIGDIDVYQKYCYLFAQSISCAEKYFYISYIGYSVKDKSKRYPSVLIDQLLNYIACNFCFIGDQNLSLEDNTKKIIKHLCKKYKTQYFYKKKHVISFKQENSQKIFKSINKNFHHQYLLKEKNYNLINLKDLTNFWKNPIRYFFNFNLKIQLNKKKRIIKTTEPFLVNQLDSFKIKHTLLNKIINNQDTEQLFQYYMLSGKLPYHFFGKIFWNKNIKEMTLIAKKVIKYRISKKEKKFNLNIEKYQINGILSEIQNTGLLRWKSSTINYSDRIVLWLEHLIYSVLGGCGKSRIIGYRNQTWSFSSLNSDIAYTYLLQYIKGYIKGMQQPILLTKSAASWLDHVYDIRNDSIKNDYYTQRTGYKKLLETWIGNDYIEGEQKDFYITKIITKLNTNNIKEICEIAEKWLIPILKNKLKK, from the coding sequence ATGTTTAAAGTTTATAAATCAAACTCACTAAATATACTCTTATTAAAAGCACATGATATTATTCAAAAACAACCTCTTTCTAATATTTTTGAAAAAGAGATTTTTATTTATGATAATAAAGTATTATTTCAATATTTAAATATATTTCTTGCTGAAAAAGTAGGGATTTCCGCAAATTTTAAATTGTATCATCCTAAAGATTTTATATGGAAATTGTTTCAAATCATATTATCTAAAAAAGAGTTAAAAAATACGTTTACTCATTCTATAATGATTTGGAAAATCATGAATATTCTAGATAAAGGAAAATTTTTTGAAAATTACAACAAAAAAAAAGATAAAATTCAAAATTTTAAATTTTCATTTTTAATGGCGAATATATTTGAAAAATATATCTTTTATCGTCCTAATTGGATTAATGATTGGGAAAAAAAAAATCAGTCAACAATTAATCCGAGTGAACAATGGCAAATAAAATTATGGATGGAAATAATAGATAATACAAAAAAACTGAATCAGTGCACTCATCATTTTTCAAATTTATTTTATGATCTTCAAAAATTAATTAAAGAAAAAAAAATAAAAAAAACACACTTACCTAATCGGTGTTTTATTATTTCTTCTTTTTCATTAAATCCTTCTTATATAAAAATTTTTAAAAAAATAAGTATATATATGAATATTTATTTTTTATATATTACACCTTATAAAAACAATACATTTAATTTAATTCAAACTAATAAGATTCATCCATATGAAAAAATAGAAAAAAAAAACACTTCAAGTAATTCGTTAATAACATTATGGGGACAATATGAAAAAATTTATTCTTTATATACCATTGAATCTCAAGAAATTAAAATCGTTAATTATTTCAAAAAAAATAAAAATAGTAATTTACTAAATAACATTAAAAATGATTTTTTTCAAAGTAGTAAATTAAGAAAAAAAAGATTTTTAAAAGCAACAGACAATTCAGTTTCTATAAATATTTGTTTTGATAAAAAAAATGAAATCGAGATACTATATGAAAAATTATTAATATTTTTTCATGAAAATGCATCTATAGAACCTCGCGATATAGTTGTTACTTCTTTTTTGCTTGATGATTATATTTCGCATATTAACGCAATATTTACATCGGTAGACAAAAAAAAACAAATTCCTTTTTTTATCTCTAAAAAATTTTCTAAAAAAACAGAAATAACACTGTCTTATTTTAAAAAAATATTAAATTTATCAAATAGTCGCTTCGAAAATGAAGAAATATTAGAATTACTTGATGTTCCTGAAATAGCAAAAAAATTTAATTTTTCGGAAGAAGAAATAAAAATTTTATATGCTTGGATAGAAGAAGCAAATATTCGATGGGCTGTTGATTGCAAACATAAAGATTATTTATACTTTCCTAAAAATAAACAAAACACCTGGTTTTACGGAATAGAAAAACTACTTCTGAGTTATGCAATGAATGATAAAGAAACAATTTGGAATAATATTTTATCATGCAGTGTGATCAATGGTTCTAGAGCAGAACTTATAGGAAAATTAATTATATTTATAAATACACTCAAGAAATGGCAAAAAAAATTATCTAAATCACAACATCTTACATATTGGTATTCGTTATCTGAAAAATTAATTAGTGATTTTTTTTTCTGCAGTAAAAAAATAGAAAAACCTATTCAAATGATTCAAAAAAATTGGATGAAAATGATTAATGATAGTTTAATATCTAATTATTCACAAAAAATTTCAATTAATATATTAAAAAAAAATTTTTTCTGTAAATATTATTACACTAATAATGAAATATTTTTACCAGGTGTAGTAAATTTTTGTCATCCTGCCTCTGTATGTTACATTCCATTTAAAATAATATGTATTATTGGTGCTGATCATTCAAGTGTTCCAAAAACAAATTATTTAGATAATTTTAATTTACTAAAAAAATATCCATTAATTGGAGATATTGATGTTTATCAAAAATATTGTTATCTATTTGCTCAAAGTATATCTTGTGCTGAAAAATATTTTTATATTAGCTACATTGGATATTCCGTTAAAGATAAAAGTAAAAGGTATCCTTCAGTTTTAATTGATCAATTGTTAAATTATATTGCGTGTAATTTTTGTTTTATAGGCGATCAAAATTTAAGTTTGGAAGATAATACTAAGAAAATTATTAAACATTTATGTAAAAAATACAAAACACAATATTTTTATAAAAAAAAACATGTAATTTCTTTCAAACAAGAAAATTCGCAAAAAATTTTTAAAAGCATCAATAAAAACTTCCATCATCAATACTTATTAAAAGAAAAAAACTACAATTTAATTAATTTAAAGGATTTAACAAACTTTTGGAAAAACCCAATACGTTATTTTTTTAATTTTAATTTAAAAATACAACTTAATAAAAAGAAACGAATAATTAAAACAACAGAACCCTTTTTAGTAAATCAATTAGATTCTTTTAAAATAAAACATACTTTATTAAATAAAATAATAAATAATCAGGATACAGAACAATTATTTCAATATTATATGCTTTCTGGAAAATTACCCTATCATTTTTTTGGAAAAATATTTTGGAATAAAAACATTAAAGAAATGACGTTGATAGCAAAAAAAGTTATCAAATACAGAATTTCAAAAAAAGAAAAAAAATTTAATTTAAATATAGAAAAATATCAAATTAATGGTATTTTATCTGAAATACAAAATACAGGTTTATTACGTTGGAAATCAAGCACTATAAATTATAGTGATCGTATTGTTTTATGGTTAGAACATTTAATTTACTCTGTATTAGGCGGTTGTGGAAAAAGCAGAATAATAGGTTATAGAAATCAAACTTGGTCTTTTTCTTCTTTAAATTCTGATATAGCATACACTTATCTTTTGCAATATATTAAAGGGTACATAAAAGGTATGCAACAACCTATTTTATTAACTAAATCAGCTGCATCTTGGCTTGATCACGTTTATGACATAAGAAACGATTCTATAAAAAATGACTATTATACACAAAGAACGGGATATAAAAAATTATTGGAAACTTGGATAGGAAACGATTATATTGAAGGAGAACAAAAAGATTTTTACATCACAAAAATAATAACAAAATTAAATACAAACAACATAAAAGAAATTTGTGAAATAGCTGAAAAATGGCTAATTCCAATATTAAAAAATAAATTAAAAAAATAA
- the mscS gene encoding small-conductance mechanosensitive channel MscS — MDELNVVNDINHAGNWLIRNQELLLGYIVNLTSAIIILVAGMFISKIISNGVNQVLITRNIDATIAGFLSALMRYIIITFTLIAALGRIGVQTTSVIAILGAAGMAIGLALQGSLSNFAAGVLLVTLRPLKTGEYVNLGSVSGTVLNIHIFYTTLRTLDGKIVVVPNNKIISGNIINYSREPARRNEFIISVSYNSDIDLVIKILRKVIEKEDRVIKDRDIIVGLSELAPSSLNFIVRCWSKNNDLNSVYWDLMANFKKELDKNNINIPYPQLDVHLYKKK; from the coding sequence ATGGATGAATTAAATGTAGTAAATGATATCAATCATGCAGGAAATTGGTTGATACGTAATCAAGAGTTATTGCTTGGATATATAGTAAATCTAACATCTGCTATTATTATTTTAGTTGCCGGAATGTTTATATCTAAAATTATATCAAATGGAGTCAACCAAGTATTAATTACTCGTAATATTGATGCTACTATTGCTGGTTTTCTTTCTGCATTAATGCGATATATTATTATCACTTTTACACTCATTGCTGCATTAGGTCGAATTGGAGTACAAACAACATCAGTAATTGCTATATTAGGAGCAGCTGGTATGGCAATAGGTTTAGCTTTACAAGGATCTTTATCAAATTTTGCAGCCGGTGTATTATTAGTCACACTTAGACCGCTAAAAACTGGAGAATATGTTAATTTAGGAAGTGTTTCAGGAACCGTATTAAATATTCATATTTTTTATACGACACTTCGTACTTTAGACGGAAAAATTGTAGTAGTTCCTAATAATAAAATCATCTCTGGTAATATTATTAATTATTCAAGAGAACCTGCTCGTCGTAATGAATTTATTATAAGTGTATCTTACAACAGTGACATTGATTTAGTGATAAAAATATTACGCAAAGTAATAGAAAAAGAAGATCGAGTGATTAAAGATAGAGATATTATTGTTGGTCTCAGTGAATTAGCTCCATCTTCTTTGAATTTTATAGTACGCTGTTGGAGTAAAAATAATGATTTAAATTCAGTATATTGGGATTTAATGGCTAATTTTAAAAAAGAATTAGATAAAAATAATATTAATATTCCTTATCCTCAATTAGATGTACATTTATATAAAAAAAAATAA
- the fbaA gene encoding class II fructose-bisphosphate aldolase — MNILNIIKPGVMNGDEARIVFELAKKKQFAIPAVNCIGTDSINTVLETAARVKSPVIIQFSHGGASFIAGYKKHFSLNQEEQAIQGAISGAQHVHLMAKYYKIPVILHTDHCPKEMLSWINGLLEVGTKYYLDNKRPLFTSHMLDLSKESLQENISICKKYLQKMKNINMMLEIELGCTGGEEDGIDNTKIDKKLLYTQPQDVNYAYEELNKISKNFSIAASFGNIHGVYQPGNIDLRPIILKHSQEFVSTKHNLEKNPLNLVFHGGSGSHVKEINESIKYGVVKMNIDTDIQWAAWKGVLNFYKKNKEFLQNQLGNTKDKNQPNKKYYDPRSWIRKSQKSMSIRLEKSFKDLNAFNIL; from the coding sequence TTGAATATTTTAAATATTATTAAACCTGGTGTTATGAATGGTGATGAAGCTCGAATAGTATTCGAATTAGCGAAAAAAAAACAATTTGCAATACCAGCCGTGAATTGTATAGGGACTGATTCTATTAATACTGTTTTAGAAACTGCTGCTAGAGTAAAATCTCCAGTTATTATACAATTTTCTCATGGAGGAGCTTCTTTCATTGCTGGTTATAAAAAACATTTTTCACTAAATCAAGAAGAACAAGCGATACAAGGAGCTATATCTGGTGCTCAACATGTACATTTAATGGCAAAATATTACAAAATTCCAGTAATACTTCACACTGATCACTGTCCTAAAGAAATGTTGTCATGGATTAATGGACTACTAGAAGTAGGTACAAAATATTACCTTGATAACAAGAGACCTCTTTTTACTTCTCATATGCTTGATTTATCAAAAGAAAGTTTACAAGAAAATATTTCCATTTGTAAAAAATATTTACAAAAAATGAAAAATATTAATATGATGTTAGAAATAGAATTAGGTTGTACCGGAGGAGAAGAAGATGGTATTGATAATACTAAAATAGATAAAAAATTACTTTATACGCAACCTCAAGATGTAAATTATGCTTATGAAGAGTTAAACAAAATCAGTAAAAATTTTAGTATTGCGGCGTCATTTGGCAATATACACGGTGTTTATCAACCTGGAAATATTGATCTCAGACCTATTATTTTAAAACATTCACAAGAATTTGTAAGTACTAAACATAATTTAGAAAAAAACCCATTAAATTTAGTGTTTCATGGAGGTTCAGGTTCACATGTAAAAGAAATTAATGAATCAATTAAATATGGTGTTGTTAAAATGAATATTGATACTGATATACAATGGGCTGCATGGAAAGGCGTATTAAATTTTTATAAAAAAAATAAAGAGTTTTTACAAAATCAATTAGGAAATACAAAAGATAAAAATCAACCTAATAAAAAATACTATGATCCAAGATCATGGATAAGAAAATCACAAAAATCAATGTCTATTAGATTAGAAAAATCGTTTAAAGATTTAAATGCTTTCAATATTTTATAA